One genomic window of Sporichthyaceae bacterium includes the following:
- a CDS encoding sirohydrochlorin chelatase, translating to MSAATLIAVAHGSRSPEPQENVRRLLDAVRAARPGLNVREAYIELAEPSVPDVLRSLAGRAVVVPLLLGNGYHIAHDVAGVAAAHRDGLPCAPALGPSDLLIDALVDRLAVAEAGSKPEGPVVLAAAGSSDPRAQADVETMAGRLAARLRRPVVPAYNTSARPGVAETVVRLRAAGHTSISIASYLLWPGRFAAEVAEAGADFVAGPIGVQPALAELVLARYDAACLTSAAALTA from the coding sequence GTGAGCGCTGCGACCCTCATCGCGGTCGCGCACGGCAGTCGGAGCCCCGAGCCGCAGGAGAACGTGCGACGGCTGCTGGACGCCGTCCGCGCGGCCCGGCCGGGCCTGAACGTCCGCGAGGCCTACATAGAGCTCGCCGAGCCCTCCGTGCCGGACGTGCTGCGCTCGCTCGCCGGGCGCGCGGTGGTGGTCCCGCTGCTGCTCGGCAACGGCTATCACATCGCGCACGACGTGGCCGGGGTCGCGGCGGCGCACCGCGACGGGCTGCCGTGTGCCCCGGCGCTGGGCCCGTCCGACCTGCTGATCGACGCACTGGTCGACCGACTCGCCGTCGCTGAGGCGGGGTCGAAGCCCGAGGGACCCGTGGTGCTCGCCGCGGCCGGGTCGTCCGACCCCCGCGCGCAGGCCGACGTCGAGACCATGGCCGGCCGGCTCGCTGCACGGCTGCGCCGCCCGGTGGTCCCCGCGTACAACACCAGCGCCCGGCCCGGGGTCGCCGAGACTGTCGTGCGCCTGCGAGCTGCCGGGCACACCTCGATCAGCATCGCCAGCTATCTGTTGTGGCCCGGCCGGTTCGCCGCCGAGGTCGCCGAGGCCGGCGCCGACTTCGTGGCCGGTCCGATCGGCGTCCAGCCGGCGCTGGCCGAGCTGGTCCTGGCCCGCTACGATGCGGCCTGCCTGACCTCGGCTGCCGCACTGACCGCCTGA
- the cysS gene encoding cysteine--tRNA ligase, translating to MLRLYDTAARSVREFVPAQPGKVSIYLCGATVQAPPHIGHIRSGVNFDVLRRWLEHTGQAVTLVRNVTDIDDKILRRGDEEGVPYWVVAARNERAFTWAYDTLGCLPPTVEPRATGHVPEMIDLMHRLIAVGAAYAAGGDVYFSVGSFRDYGALSGQKPDAMQPAADTDVETHKRDPRDFALWKSAKPGEPAWDTPWGSGRPGWHLECSAMAGKYLGPRFDIHGGGLDLVFPHHENEIAQSKAAGDDFAAYWMHNGWVTTSGEKMSKSLGNSLLVSEMVKRVRPIELRYFLSAPHYRSMVEYSDDALTEAGSAFARIETFLRNSTDLVGPVEATEVGDAFAAAMNDDLGTPAAFAAVHNAVREGNSALAAGDKDTVVATAGQVRAMLGVLGLDPGLPPWLQSGSADLTQVVDRLVQVVLTERQAARGRKDFAAADGIRDGLRAAGILVEDTAAGSRWTIAAPGEN from the coding sequence ATGCTCCGCCTCTACGACACCGCCGCGCGCTCGGTGCGCGAGTTCGTGCCCGCGCAGCCCGGCAAGGTCTCGATCTACCTGTGCGGGGCCACCGTGCAGGCGCCGCCGCACATCGGGCACATCCGGTCCGGGGTCAACTTCGACGTCCTGCGGCGGTGGCTGGAGCACACCGGGCAGGCGGTCACGTTGGTCCGCAACGTCACCGACATCGACGACAAGATCCTGCGCCGCGGCGACGAGGAGGGCGTGCCCTACTGGGTCGTCGCCGCCCGTAACGAGCGGGCGTTCACCTGGGCCTACGACACCCTCGGCTGCCTGCCGCCGACCGTCGAGCCGCGGGCCACCGGGCACGTGCCCGAGATGATCGATCTGATGCACCGTCTGATCGCGGTCGGCGCGGCCTACGCCGCCGGCGGCGACGTGTATTTCTCGGTCGGCTCGTTCCGCGACTACGGCGCCCTGTCCGGGCAGAAGCCGGACGCGATGCAGCCGGCCGCCGACACCGACGTAGAGACCCACAAGCGCGACCCGCGCGACTTCGCGCTGTGGAAGTCGGCCAAGCCCGGCGAACCGGCCTGGGACACCCCGTGGGGCAGCGGCCGTCCGGGCTGGCACCTCGAATGCTCGGCGATGGCCGGCAAGTACCTCGGCCCCCGGTTCGACATCCACGGCGGCGGCCTGGACCTGGTGTTCCCGCACCACGAGAACGAGATCGCCCAGTCCAAGGCCGCCGGCGACGACTTCGCGGCCTACTGGATGCACAACGGCTGGGTGACCACCTCCGGGGAGAAGATGAGCAAGTCGCTGGGCAACTCGCTGTTGGTCTCCGAGATGGTGAAGCGGGTGCGGCCGATCGAGTTGCGGTACTTCCTATCCGCGCCGCACTACCGATCGATGGTCGAGTACTCCGACGACGCGCTGACCGAGGCCGGGTCGGCGTTCGCCCGCATCGAGACGTTCCTGCGCAACTCAACCGACCTGGTCGGTCCGGTCGAGGCGACCGAGGTCGGCGACGCCTTCGCCGCCGCGATGAACGACGACCTGGGCACGCCGGCCGCGTTCGCCGCGGTGCACAACGCGGTCCGCGAGGGCAACTCGGCGTTGGCCGCCGGCGACAAGGACACCGTTGTCGCGACGGCCGGGCAGGTACGCGCGATGCTCGGCGTGCTGGGGCTCGACCCGGGCCTGCCGCCTTGGCTGCAGTCCGGTTCGGCGGACCTGACGCAGGTGGTGGATCGCTTGGTGCAAGTGGTTCTGACGGAGCGTCAGGCTGCCCGGGGCCGTAAGGACTTCGCGGCGGCCGACGGCATCCGCGACGGCCTGCGGGCGGCCGGGATCCTGGTCGAGGACACAGCCGCCGGGTCACGGTGGACCATCGCTGCGCCGGGGGAGAACTGA
- the rlmB gene encoding 23S rRNA (guanosine(2251)-2'-O)-methyltransferase RlmB: MAGNSRRQGATRKDGSKKGAVVGSGGQKARTLTGRGPTPKASERTGHPAARRAAADAKREATGARRGRDGGPRARGAARPDKQQTEIVVGRNSVLEALQAGIPVTALYVLEKIPSDDRVRAVLQHAAAAGIPMLEAPRAELDRISGRALHQGLALAVPPYEYAHPDDLLERADRLRQPALIVALDGVTDPRNLGAILRSAEAFGGHGVLVPERRAAGMSAGAWKAAAGAGGRLPVARANNLTRALQAYRKAGLLVVVLDGDGTVDIGDLVAATEPLCLVVGSEGKGVSRLVGETADVRVRIPLAGPTESLNAGVAAGVALYEVSRQRATH, encoded by the coding sequence ATGGCGGGCAACTCCCGGCGGCAGGGCGCAACCCGCAAGGACGGCAGCAAGAAGGGTGCGGTCGTCGGTTCCGGCGGCCAGAAGGCGCGCACACTGACCGGCCGGGGCCCGACCCCGAAGGCGTCCGAGCGCACCGGCCACCCGGCAGCTCGACGTGCGGCCGCCGACGCCAAGCGTGAGGCGACCGGAGCCCGACGCGGTCGCGACGGCGGCCCGCGCGCCCGTGGTGCCGCGCGGCCGGACAAGCAGCAGACCGAGATCGTCGTGGGCCGCAACTCCGTGCTGGAGGCGTTGCAGGCGGGCATCCCGGTGACCGCGCTGTACGTGTTGGAGAAGATCCCGTCCGACGACCGGGTGCGCGCAGTCCTGCAGCACGCCGCCGCGGCGGGCATCCCGATGCTCGAGGCACCGCGCGCCGAACTCGACCGGATCAGCGGCCGCGCCCTGCACCAGGGCCTGGCACTGGCCGTCCCACCGTACGAGTACGCCCACCCGGACGATCTGCTCGAGCGCGCCGACCGGTTGCGGCAGCCCGCGTTGATCGTCGCGTTGGACGGCGTCACCGACCCGCGCAACCTCGGCGCGATCCTGCGCTCGGCCGAGGCGTTCGGCGGCCACGGCGTGCTGGTCCCGGAACGCCGGGCCGCCGGCATGAGCGCGGGAGCCTGGAAGGCGGCCGCAGGTGCGGGTGGCCGGCTGCCTGTGGCCCGGGCAAACAATCTGACCAGGGCACTGCAGGCCTATCGCAAGGCCGGATTGCTGGTCGTCGTGCTCGACGGCGATGGCACCGTGGACATCGGCGACCTGGTCGCCGCCACCGAACCGCTGTGCCTGGTCGTCGGCTCCGAGGGCAAGGGCGTCTCGCGACTGGTCGGCGAGACCGCCGACGTCCGCGTGCGGATCCCGCTGGCGGGTCCGACCGAGTCGTTGAACGCCGGTGTGGCCGCGGGTGTCGCGCTCTACGAGGTGTCCCGGCAGCGCGCCACGCACTGA
- a CDS encoding uroporphyrinogen-III synthase, with protein MAVDSVEHMVDSVLADPSMGAPLTGFTVAVTACRRREELCGLLERRGARVISAPAVSVRPLTDDRELLAATQACLADPPSIVVGTTGVGFRGWMEAADGWGLGDDLRAVLTKAQILARGPKAMGAIRANGLRESWAPVSESLREVLDHLRADAIAGVRIAVQLHGDPEPELVDGLRAAGADVLTIPVYRWAPPDDIAPLVRLVETIAARNVDAVLFTSKPAVASLLEVAAATGRRDAVVAAFRGDVVAACVGHVTAEPLEALGVRTLQPERPRLGALVRVVAEELPGRRPSGLVVDGRKLELRGHAVLVDQRVIELPPAPMAVLRALAEQPGRVISRAQLVPRLPSGDAASEHAVEMAVTRLRAALGDGKYVQTVVKRGYRLRVES; from the coding sequence ATGGCGGTCGATAGCGTCGAGCACATGGTCGACTCGGTCCTGGCGGACCCGTCGATGGGTGCGCCGTTGACCGGATTCACCGTCGCTGTCACGGCATGCCGGCGACGCGAGGAGCTCTGCGGTCTGCTCGAGCGTCGCGGCGCCCGGGTGATCTCCGCGCCGGCCGTCTCGGTGCGCCCGTTGACGGACGATCGGGAGCTGCTCGCGGCCACGCAGGCGTGCTTGGCCGATCCGCCGTCGATCGTGGTGGGTACGACCGGCGTCGGGTTCCGCGGCTGGATGGAAGCGGCCGACGGGTGGGGCCTGGGCGACGACCTGCGAGCTGTTCTGACGAAGGCTCAGATCTTGGCCCGTGGGCCCAAGGCGATGGGCGCGATCCGTGCCAACGGGCTGCGGGAGTCCTGGGCGCCGGTCTCGGAGTCGCTGCGCGAGGTGCTTGACCACCTACGGGCAGACGCGATCGCCGGCGTGCGCATCGCCGTGCAGCTGCACGGCGACCCGGAGCCGGAGCTCGTTGACGGCCTGCGCGCGGCCGGTGCTGACGTGTTGACGATTCCCGTCTACCGCTGGGCGCCGCCGGACGACATTGCGCCGCTGGTCCGCCTGGTCGAGACGATCGCCGCCCGCAACGTCGACGCGGTCCTGTTCACCAGCAAGCCCGCCGTCGCCTCGTTGCTCGAAGTGGCCGCCGCCACCGGCCGACGCGATGCGGTGGTCGCGGCCTTCCGTGGCGACGTGGTGGCGGCCTGCGTGGGCCACGTCACCGCCGAGCCCCTCGAAGCCCTCGGAGTACGTACGCTGCAACCAGAACGTCCTCGGCTGGGTGCGCTGGTGCGCGTGGTCGCCGAGGAGTTGCCCGGTCGCAGGCCGTCCGGGTTGGTGGTCGACGGACGCAAGTTGGAACTTCGGGGGCATGCGGTGCTGGTGGATCAGCGGGTCATCGAGCTGCCCCCTGCCCCGATGGCGGTTCTGCGCGCGCTGGCCGAGCAGCCCGGTCGGGTGATCTCCCGGGCCCAACTGGTACCCCGGCTGCCCAGCGGCGACGCCGCCAGCGAGCACGCCGTGGAGATGGCGGTCACCCGGCTGCGCGCGGCCCTGGGCGACGGAAAATACGTTCAGACGGTGGTCAAGCGCGGCTACCGGCTGCGGGTCGAATCGTGA
- the nirD gene encoding nitrite reductase small subunit NirD yields the protein MNELAESLEVLELGTGWVDVIAEAELETEVGVPALVGAHAVAVFRTHDGELFAVSNIDPRTGSSVIARGIVGSRGEIPTVASPLYKEVYDLRTGYCLDDQSKRLEPYEVRIVGGIVQVRGIDGGR from the coding sequence GTGAACGAGTTGGCCGAGTCGTTGGAGGTCCTGGAGCTGGGCACCGGCTGGGTCGACGTGATCGCCGAGGCCGAGCTGGAGACAGAGGTCGGCGTTCCGGCGCTGGTCGGCGCCCACGCGGTTGCGGTGTTCCGCACGCACGACGGGGAGCTGTTCGCGGTGTCCAACATCGACCCGCGCACCGGTTCGTCGGTGATCGCCCGCGGGATCGTCGGGTCCCGCGGCGAAATTCCGACGGTCGCCTCGCCGTTGTACAAGGAGGTGTACGACCTGCGGACCGGGTACTGCCTCGACGACCAGTCGAAACGGCTGGAGCCGTACGAGGTGCGGATCGTGGGTGGGATCGTTCAGGTCAGGGGCATCGATGGCGGTCGATAG